A part of Cystobacter ferrugineus genomic DNA contains:
- a CDS encoding O-antigen ligase family protein, producing the protein MSVRRDVLERVLFAFMLLWGVGCLFLEGLAAVGFAGSALGALVVARQEGVTVRGAVRAWVPLGVFLAWALLIPTLAGHPPSGTGVARLLDFVGIPVAAVAFSFLSDARRMRLAWVLGGLFLVSCAVAGLQHFGVWPPLETWAPLAWTRLPFERVYEPVVGAEHRFMAGGLLFHRLKFSHIGGMVAVFALGVGLRLRGRRQWAALAVAGVGLVSVGLFPYARAGSVALVVVMGGVVLLGLPRRVALPTCAAVLTLAVLTLALNRPLRERFLDSGSDSGSGNRPALRETGLRAVRQHPVTGVGPGRFQARKYATPDMPEQAREHPGKSHNQYLSMAAETGVPGALLFVALLGWLAWRMPRGRPEGLGALGALGFFCLLSLLHDPLFHVQAAQALVLLLGIGLSARRGVDWRSGTQAG; encoded by the coding sequence ATGAGCGTGCGCCGGGACGTGCTCGAGCGCGTGCTGTTCGCGTTCATGCTCCTCTGGGGCGTGGGGTGCCTCTTCCTGGAGGGCCTCGCGGCGGTGGGGTTCGCGGGCAGTGCGTTGGGGGCGCTGGTGGTGGCCCGGCAGGAGGGCGTCACGGTGCGCGGAGCCGTGCGTGCCTGGGTGCCGCTCGGGGTGTTCCTCGCGTGGGCGCTGCTCATCCCCACGTTGGCCGGACACCCGCCGAGCGGCACGGGCGTGGCGCGCCTGCTGGACTTCGTGGGCATTCCCGTGGCGGCGGTGGCCTTCAGCTTCCTGTCGGACGCACGGCGGATGCGGCTCGCGTGGGTCTTGGGCGGGTTGTTCCTCGTCTCGTGCGCGGTGGCGGGACTCCAGCACTTCGGTGTGTGGCCCCCGCTGGAGACCTGGGCTCCGCTGGCCTGGACGCGCCTGCCATTCGAGCGGGTCTACGAACCCGTCGTCGGCGCGGAGCACCGCTTCATGGCCGGAGGGCTGCTCTTCCACCGGCTGAAGTTCTCTCACATCGGAGGCATGGTGGCGGTGTTCGCCCTGGGCGTGGGCTTGCGCCTGCGAGGGCGGCGGCAGTGGGCGGCGCTCGCGGTGGCGGGCGTGGGGCTCGTCTCCGTGGGCCTCTTTCCCTATGCCCGCGCGGGCAGCGTGGCGCTGGTGGTGGTGATGGGCGGGGTGGTGCTGCTCGGCCTGCCCCGGCGGGTGGCCCTGCCCACGTGCGCCGCCGTGCTGACCCTGGCCGTGCTCACGCTGGCGCTCAACCGGCCCCTGCGCGAGCGCTTCCTCGACAGTGGCTCCGATTCGGGCTCGGGCAACCGGCCGGCGCTGCGGGAGACGGGCCTGCGCGCAGTGCGTCAACACCCGGTGACGGGCGTGGGCCCGGGGCGCTTCCAGGCACGCAAGTACGCCACCCCGGACATGCCCGAGCAGGCCCGTGAGCACCCCGGCAAGTCCCACAACCAGTACCTCAGCATGGCCGCCGAGACGGGCGTGCCGGGGGCGCTGCTCTTCGTGGCGCTGCTCGGCTGGCTCGCCTGGCGCATGCCCCGGGGCCGCCCCGAGGGACTGGGGGCGCTCGGGGCGCTCGGGTTCTTCTGTCTGCTGTCCCTGCTGCATGATCCGCTCTTCCATGTCCAGGCCGCTCAGGCGCTGGTGCTCCTGCTGGGCATTGGCCTGAGCGCGCGCCGCGGGGTCGACTGGCGAAGCGGGACGCAGGCGGGCTAA
- a CDS encoding serine/threonine-protein kinase — MTQPAASDVRVGSVLRDTYELTSLLGKGGMGAVYLASHRRLPGRQVAVKVLRGGADLSPEQYARFRREAEIASRLGHPNIVEVLDFNTLEDGTPFLVMEYLRGESLEQRLERGPLVLEEMMFFTRQIGSGLAAAHRAGVVHRDLKPANVLLVPTDFGGTVRERVKLLDFGVSKMLASQTLQTQDSVLLGTPQYMAPEQAMGRNSEVDARADLFALGCIVYEMLSGRSPFEGEENGIHQVLFRIVHTQPEPLVLLHPGLPEHVLSAVERALAKSAGDRHADVTAFIQELTGKPLLSLSRTAMPRVFVPSNPRMAAVAAGTSRFSMDGQGVEPTHVPARTVRAGASVPPGSASAPLGIPPGEIRGARPVPKWVVGMGWALLVGLAAAAWWMMRSPPPIPPMAPVAPSAATVVSGDTARKGPSSEHAASPVLALAPPASPVATVALYPPTPPSAPAKPSAPVRPPLPEPLRRQLAEAERALTAGDRQEAIRLARLSQRTQLTAESFVVMIRAFCGQGDLANANAKWREGRSRLSPEELATVRRDCEKHEIEF, encoded by the coding sequence ATGACCCAACCTGCTGCCAGTGACGTGCGCGTGGGCTCGGTGCTGCGAGACACGTATGAGCTCACCTCGCTGCTCGGCAAGGGGGGCATGGGCGCCGTCTACCTCGCGAGCCATCGCCGGCTTCCCGGCAGGCAGGTCGCCGTCAAGGTGCTGCGCGGCGGGGCGGACCTCTCCCCGGAGCAGTACGCGCGCTTCCGCCGGGAGGCGGAGATCGCCTCGCGGCTCGGCCATCCGAACATCGTCGAGGTGCTCGACTTCAACACCCTGGAGGACGGCACGCCCTTCCTGGTGATGGAGTACCTGCGCGGCGAGAGCCTCGAACAGCGGCTGGAGCGTGGCCCCCTGGTGCTCGAGGAGATGATGTTTTTCACGCGGCAGATCGGCTCGGGGCTCGCGGCGGCCCACCGCGCGGGCGTCGTGCACCGGGATCTCAAGCCCGCCAACGTGTTGCTCGTCCCCACGGACTTCGGGGGCACCGTGCGCGAGCGGGTGAAGCTGCTCGATTTCGGCGTCTCGAAGATGCTCGCCTCCCAGACGCTCCAGACGCAGGACTCGGTGTTGCTGGGCACTCCCCAGTACATGGCGCCCGAGCAGGCCATGGGCAGGAACAGCGAGGTGGACGCGCGCGCGGATCTCTTCGCGCTCGGGTGCATCGTGTACGAGATGCTGTCGGGCCGGTCTCCGTTCGAGGGGGAGGAGAATGGCATCCACCAGGTGCTCTTCCGCATCGTCCACACGCAACCCGAGCCCCTCGTGCTCCTGCACCCCGGGCTGCCCGAGCACGTGCTCTCCGCGGTGGAGCGTGCCCTGGCGAAGAGCGCGGGGGACCGTCACGCGGATGTCACGGCCTTCATCCAGGAGCTGACCGGAAAGCCGCTCCTGTCCCTGTCCAGGACCGCGATGCCCAGGGTGTTCGTGCCATCGAACCCGAGAATGGCGGCGGTGGCGGCGGGAACGAGCCGTTTCAGCATGGACGGGCAGGGGGTGGAGCCCACACACGTGCCCGCGCGGACGGTGCGCGCCGGGGCATCCGTGCCACCCGGGAGCGCCTCCGCGCCTCTTGGAATCCCTCCCGGGGAAATCCGCGGGGCCCGACCGGTGCCGAAGTGGGTCGTGGGCATGGGCTGGGCGCTCCTGGTGGGTCTCGCGGCCGCCGCGTGGTGGATGATGCGCTCGCCGCCTCCCATCCCCCCGATGGCGCCCGTTGCACCGTCCGCCGCCACCGTCGTGTCGGGGGATACCGCGCGGAAGGGACCGTCCTCCGAGCACGCCGCTTCCCCGGTCCTCGCGCTCGCTCCACCCGCCAGCCCCGTGGCGACGGTGGCTCTCTATCCCCCGACGCCGCCCTCCGCGCCCGCGAAACCCTCCGCGCCCGTACGCCCACCGCTCCCGGAGCCACTGCGGCGACAGTTGGCGGAGGCGGAGCGCGCGCTGACCGCTGGCGACCGCCAGGAGGCCATCCGTCTCGCCCGGCTCAGCCAGCGCACCCAGCTCACCGCCGAGTCCTTCGTCGTGATGATTCGTGCTTTCTGCGGCCAGGGAGACCTCGCCAACGCGAACGCGAAGTGGCGTGAAGGCAGGAGCCGGTTGTCCCCCGAGGAACTCGCGACGGTGAGGCGGGACTGCGAGAAGCACGAGATCGAGTTCTGA
- a CDS encoding LptF/LptG family permease, whose protein sequence is MNLLSRYLLKELVIPLVVWVAFLFLLLFVMQFLRGTDVLLGSAVTLGDMGWLLVYLSPHFLVMALPIAFLLAILLGLGRLSEDREITALQALGIGPVRLITGPLFIGAVLSALMLLITCTAEPWGLTSVKEFVAEIIKKNVVGDVKPGVFYEDLSNLTLYAEQVEGEEHQWKHVLLHDDREPSAPLLMLAHQGQVNTSTAGQVLTLVLGDGEAHRANRGEASYSVVTFEKAEIAVGVEGRMGRRNRFRSPKEELTPGELLEAAEEAERTGGDPRPFLMALHTRLGNALAPLSFALLGTPLAIGRRQGGRAWGFLLTLAGYVLFYLLTRVFEQMGQQGRLPLLLAGQLTNLIFCAVGIVALYRVNRSGTVR, encoded by the coding sequence GTGAACCTGCTCTCGCGCTACCTGCTGAAGGAGCTGGTCATCCCCCTGGTGGTGTGGGTGGCCTTCCTCTTCCTCCTGCTGTTCGTCATGCAGTTCCTGCGCGGCACGGATGTGCTCCTCGGCTCGGCGGTGACGCTCGGGGACATGGGGTGGTTGCTCGTCTACCTGTCGCCCCACTTCCTGGTGATGGCGCTGCCCATCGCCTTCCTCCTGGCCATCCTCCTGGGGCTGGGCCGCCTGTCGGAGGACAGGGAGATCACCGCCCTGCAGGCGCTCGGCATCGGCCCGGTGCGGCTGATCACCGGGCCCCTGTTCATCGGTGCCGTGCTCTCCGCGCTGATGCTGCTCATCACCTGCACCGCCGAGCCCTGGGGGCTCACCAGCGTGAAGGAGTTCGTCGCGGAGATCATCAAGAAGAACGTCGTGGGCGACGTGAAGCCCGGCGTCTTCTACGAGGATTTGTCCAACCTCACCCTCTACGCCGAGCAGGTGGAGGGCGAGGAGCACCAGTGGAAGCACGTGCTGCTGCACGATGACCGCGAGCCGTCCGCGCCGCTGCTGATGCTCGCGCACCAGGGCCAGGTGAACACGAGCACCGCCGGGCAGGTGCTGACGCTGGTGCTCGGCGATGGCGAGGCGCACCGGGCCAACCGCGGCGAGGCGTCCTACTCCGTCGTCACCTTCGAGAAGGCGGAGATCGCCGTGGGCGTGGAGGGCAGGATGGGCCGGCGCAACCGCTTCCGCTCCCCCAAGGAGGAACTCACCCCGGGCGAGTTGCTGGAAGCCGCGGAAGAGGCCGAGCGCACGGGAGGCGATCCCCGGCCTTTCCTCATGGCGCTGCACACCCGGTTGGGCAACGCGCTCGCGCCGCTGTCCTTCGCGCTGCTGGGCACGCCGCTGGCCATCGGCCGCCGGCAGGGTGGACGCGCCTGGGGCTTCCTGCTCACGCTGGCGGGCTACGTGCTCTTCTACCTGCTCACGCGGGTCTTCGAGCAGATGGGACAGCAGGGGCGGCTGCCGTTGCTCCTGGCGGGCCAGCTCACCAACCTCATCTTCTGCGCGGTGGGCATCGTGGCCCTCTACCGCGTCAACCGCTCGGGGACGGTGCGGTGA
- a CDS encoding undecaprenyl-phosphate glucose phosphotransferase, with protein sequence MFSRFQRFYTSIKVAADVVMLTGAFVLAYVTRFEGPIPVMYGLPAWDETLLSLATVLLVFPFTYQQARLYVTNRARTHIGEVFEVFKATVMATLIVVALTYFTRERYSRLMLAFFAGYAFVGVSAVRLALRAVLSEVRRRGYNLKTVLVIGTGELGQRVIETVEGHKELGFRVSGVLTLGDERPGELVRDIPVLGHVKDVDAVLDARPVDQVVIAVPLEQQAAVKPLMEQLALRTVDVKVVPDLYQYVTLYGGLEEFGGLPIISLQGDPMTGWNMVAKRVFDILFALVAIVLSAPVMVLVAIAVKLTSRGPLLYAQERMGMDGRTFHILKFRTMRTDAEASGALMASKDDPRRTPIGTFLRKYSLDELPQFFNVLTGDMSLVGPRPERPVFIEEFKRQIPRYHLRHKVKAGITGWAQINGLRGQTSIQKRIEYDLYYIENWSLLMDLKILVRTALGGFLSKNAY encoded by the coding sequence GTGTTCAGCCGGTTCCAGCGCTTCTACACGTCCATCAAGGTCGCGGCGGATGTGGTGATGCTCACGGGGGCGTTCGTGCTCGCGTACGTCACGCGTTTCGAGGGGCCCATTCCGGTGATGTACGGCTTGCCGGCCTGGGACGAGACGCTGCTGTCGTTGGCGACGGTGCTGCTGGTCTTCCCCTTCACCTACCAGCAGGCGCGGCTGTACGTGACCAACCGGGCGCGCACGCACATCGGCGAGGTCTTCGAGGTCTTCAAGGCCACGGTGATGGCGACGCTCATCGTGGTGGCGCTGACGTACTTCACGCGCGAGCGCTACTCGCGTCTCATGCTGGCGTTCTTCGCGGGCTACGCGTTCGTGGGGGTGTCGGCGGTGCGGCTGGCGCTGCGCGCGGTGCTCAGCGAGGTGCGCCGGCGCGGCTACAACCTCAAGACCGTGCTCGTCATCGGCACGGGGGAGCTGGGCCAGCGCGTCATCGAGACGGTGGAGGGCCACAAGGAGCTGGGCTTCCGGGTGTCGGGGGTGCTCACGCTGGGCGACGAGCGTCCGGGTGAGCTGGTGCGGGACATCCCGGTGCTGGGCCACGTGAAGGACGTGGACGCGGTGCTGGACGCGCGTCCGGTGGATCAGGTCGTCATCGCGGTGCCGCTCGAGCAGCAGGCCGCCGTCAAGCCGCTCATGGAGCAGCTCGCGCTGCGCACCGTGGACGTGAAGGTGGTGCCGGACCTCTACCAGTACGTCACCCTGTACGGTGGCCTGGAGGAGTTCGGCGGCCTGCCCATCATCAGTCTCCAGGGAGATCCGATGACGGGCTGGAACATGGTGGCCAAGCGCGTCTTCGACATCCTCTTCGCGCTGGTGGCGATCGTGTTGAGCGCGCCGGTGATGGTGCTGGTGGCGATCGCGGTGAAGCTCACCAGCCGCGGGCCGCTGCTCTACGCCCAGGAGCGCATGGGCATGGATGGGCGGACGTTCCACATCCTCAAGTTCCGCACCATGCGCACGGATGCCGAGGCGTCCGGCGCCCTCATGGCGAGCAAGGACGACCCGCGGCGCACGCCCATCGGCACGTTCCTGCGCAAGTACTCGCTGGACGAGCTGCCCCAGTTCTTCAACGTGCTCACCGGCGACATGAGCCTCGTGGGCCCCCGTCCCGAGCGGCCCGTCTTCATCGAGGAGTTCAAGCGGCAGATTCCCCGCTACCACCTGCGCCACAAGGTGAAGGCGGGCATCACCGGCTGGGCGCAGATCAACGGCCTGCGCGGACAGACCTCCATCCAGAAGCGGATCGAGTACGACCTGTACTACATCGAGAACTGGTCCCTGTTGATGGACCTGAAGATCCTGGTGCGTACCGCCCTCGGGGGCTTCCTGTCCAAAAATGCCTATTAG
- a CDS encoding radical SAM protein, giving the protein MRVESIIWDMTYACPLRCNHCYSESGRRPAVSRREDVLRIAEVIARVKPRGVALSGGEPLLAPGWEEAVERLREAGLPVGLYTSGWMMDEALARRLADTFARVCVSVDGGQARTHDMIRGRVGSFERAMAALELLARERRERLARGEPCYALGVEMTVMRSNLAETELLVRELSGRFPGLGAIQLGMVIPSGLAAEEDFEARELLTHEEGQALLADEARLASLASNGVRVAVSDVRSFYSYGEPGAPRLPFAHLEPDGQLRAFETCEAKVGTVLEEPFEVLWERALAWRGEPFVVEQYASIRTIQDWARASRALDQRYGSAEDLARIARRTWRPKASGM; this is encoded by the coding sequence GTGCGGGTCGAGAGCATCATCTGGGACATGACTTATGCGTGTCCCCTGCGCTGTAACCATTGCTACTCCGAGTCCGGACGGCGGCCCGCGGTTTCGCGGCGCGAGGACGTGTTGCGGATCGCGGAGGTGATCGCCCGGGTGAAGCCGCGAGGCGTGGCGCTGAGCGGAGGGGAGCCCCTGCTCGCGCCCGGGTGGGAGGAGGCGGTCGAGCGTCTGCGCGAGGCGGGGCTGCCGGTGGGCCTGTACACCAGCGGGTGGATGATGGACGAGGCCCTCGCGCGGCGGCTGGCGGACACCTTCGCGCGCGTGTGCGTGAGCGTGGACGGTGGCCAGGCGCGCACCCACGACATGATTCGAGGCCGCGTGGGCTCCTTCGAGCGGGCGATGGCGGCGCTGGAGCTGCTCGCGCGCGAGCGGCGGGAGCGCCTGGCGCGCGGGGAGCCCTGTTATGCGCTGGGCGTCGAGATGACGGTCATGCGCAGCAACCTGGCGGAGACGGAGCTGCTGGTGCGGGAGTTGTCCGGGCGCTTTCCCGGCCTGGGAGCCATCCAGCTCGGGATGGTGATTCCCAGCGGGCTCGCGGCCGAGGAGGACTTCGAGGCGCGCGAGCTGCTCACCCACGAGGAGGGCCAGGCGTTGCTGGCCGATGAGGCACGGCTGGCGTCGCTGGCGTCCAATGGTGTGCGGGTGGCGGTGAGCGACGTGCGGTCGTTCTACTCGTACGGGGAGCCTGGCGCGCCCCGGCTGCCCTTCGCGCACCTGGAGCCGGATGGGCAGCTCCGGGCATTCGAGACGTGCGAGGCCAAGGTGGGCACCGTGCTCGAGGAGCCGTTCGAGGTGCTGTGGGAGCGGGCGCTCGCGTGGCGGGGCGAGCCCTTCGTGGTGGAGCAGTACGCCTCCATCCGCACCATCCAGGACTGGGCCCGGGCGTCGAGGGCCTTGGATCAGCGCTATGGTTCCGCGGAGGATCTGGCGCGTATCGCCCGGCGCACGTGGAGGCCGAAGGCCTCGGGGATGTGA
- a CDS encoding glycosyltransferase family 4 protein, translating to MVRGRLHGIARYALELACRLPVLAPDLRFSALTGPEGLPAGLGALTPRIPLHRCPAPFLSPLEQPVLGAWLARLDPDLFHATSFSLPALWPGRLVATLHDANHLVLSEEYGPGRRLYYQLVVGPRARTARALITVSEFSREELARELNLSPYRLQVIPNGVDARYQPQTASELKDFRERRGLPPRFLLAVGNTKPFKNLGMLAELAESLPEPLALLAGKRAAWELGFPDSTLELSELPEDDMPRLYGAATALLMPSRYEGFGLPALEAMACGTPVVAARATSLPEVVGEAALLLPPDDAQAWKETAMKLARDESLRRDLSAKGRERAARFTWEDCARRTLATYRRALEAR from the coding sequence ATGGTTCGTGGCCGGCTGCACGGCATCGCGCGTTACGCGCTGGAGCTGGCGTGCCGGTTGCCCGTGCTCGCGCCGGATTTGCGCTTCAGTGCTCTCACCGGACCCGAGGGGCTCCCCGCGGGCCTGGGCGCCCTCACCCCGCGCATCCCCCTGCACCGCTGCCCGGCCCCATTCCTCTCGCCTCTGGAGCAGCCCGTGCTCGGCGCGTGGCTGGCGCGGCTCGACCCGGACCTGTTCCACGCCACCTCCTTCTCGCTACCCGCGCTGTGGCCGGGGCGGCTCGTGGCCACGCTCCACGACGCCAACCACCTGGTGCTCTCCGAGGAGTACGGCCCGGGCCGCCGCCTCTACTACCAGCTCGTCGTGGGCCCCCGCGCACGGACGGCCCGGGCGCTCATCACCGTGTCCGAGTTTTCCCGGGAGGAGCTGGCGCGAGAGCTGAACCTGTCGCCCTATCGCCTCCAGGTCATCCCCAACGGGGTGGACGCGCGCTACCAGCCGCAGACGGCCTCGGAGCTGAAGGACTTCCGCGAGCGCCGGGGCCTGCCGCCGCGCTTCCTGCTCGCGGTGGGCAACACCAAGCCCTTCAAGAACCTGGGGATGCTCGCGGAGCTGGCCGAGTCCCTGCCCGAGCCGCTCGCGCTGCTGGCGGGCAAGCGCGCGGCATGGGAGCTGGGCTTTCCGGACTCCACCCTCGAGCTGTCCGAGCTGCCCGAGGACGACATGCCGCGCCTCTACGGTGCCGCGACGGCGCTGCTCATGCCCTCGCGCTACGAGGGCTTTGGCCTGCCCGCGCTGGAGGCCATGGCGTGTGGCACCCCGGTGGTGGCCGCGCGCGCCACGTCCCTGCCGGAGGTGGTGGGCGAGGCGGCACTGCTACTGCCCCCCGACGACGCCCAGGCCTGGAAGGAGACGGCGATGAAGCTCGCTCGCGACGAGTCGTTGCGCCGGGACCTCTCGGCGAAGGGCCGCGAGCGCGCCGCGCGCTTCACCTGGGAGGACTGCGCCCGGAGGACGCTGGCCACCTACCGCCGGGCGCTCGAGGCCCGCTGA
- a CDS encoding glycosyltransferase: MKVALVHDWLVTQRGGEHVLEALCELFPRADIHTLVHRPGAVHPRIESHPIHTSVLQRVPRIHELYRHFLPVLPQVIESMRLTDYDLVISSSHCVAKGIRKPPGARHLSYVHAPMRYMWDLFDDYFGPGRASAPVRVAAHAVRPWLQKWDRESTAGVDRLLVNSQHIAGKVRRFWGREARVVYPPVALERFCQNPLTGLGQGGYYLWLGAFAPYKRLDIALEAFRQLGAPLWVVGTGQEAARHTSGPPPANIRFLGSVADEALTGLYRDARALVFTAEEDFGIVPLEAQACGRPVIAYGRGGALETVNPRTGVFFDAQTPEALADAVRRFEDWEPGFQPSDARSQAERFSRAAFQRAVMAEVDALLSKA; encoded by the coding sequence GTGAAGGTCGCCCTCGTCCATGACTGGCTCGTCACCCAGCGAGGCGGCGAGCACGTGCTCGAGGCACTGTGCGAGCTGTTCCCGCGGGCCGACATCCATACCCTCGTCCATCGCCCCGGCGCCGTGCACCCGCGCATCGAGTCCCATCCCATCCACACGTCGGTGCTCCAGCGGGTGCCCCGCATCCACGAGCTCTACCGGCATTTCCTTCCGGTGCTCCCCCAGGTCATCGAGTCCATGCGGCTGACGGACTACGACCTGGTCATCTCCTCCAGCCACTGCGTGGCCAAGGGCATCCGCAAGCCGCCCGGGGCCAGGCACCTGTCCTATGTGCACGCGCCCATGCGCTACATGTGGGACTTGTTCGACGACTACTTCGGACCGGGCCGGGCCTCCGCGCCGGTGCGCGTGGCGGCGCACGCGGTGCGGCCGTGGCTCCAGAAGTGGGATCGCGAGAGCACCGCCGGGGTGGACCGGCTGCTCGTCAACAGCCAGCACATCGCCGGCAAGGTGCGGCGCTTCTGGGGCCGCGAGGCCAGGGTGGTGTACCCGCCCGTGGCCCTGGAGCGCTTCTGTCAAAATCCGCTCACGGGGCTCGGCCAGGGGGGCTACTACCTGTGGCTGGGCGCCTTCGCTCCCTACAAGCGGCTCGACATCGCCCTGGAGGCCTTCCGCCAACTGGGCGCCCCCCTGTGGGTGGTGGGCACGGGTCAGGAGGCGGCGCGGCACACCTCGGGGCCGCCGCCCGCCAACATCCGTTTCCTCGGCTCGGTGGCGGATGAGGCGCTGACCGGGCTGTACCGCGACGCGCGCGCGCTCGTCTTCACCGCCGAGGAGGACTTCGGCATCGTCCCGCTGGAGGCCCAGGCGTGTGGCCGCCCCGTCATCGCCTACGGGCGGGGTGGGGCGCTGGAGACGGTCAACCCCCGCACGGGCGTCTTCTTCGACGCGCAGACCCCCGAGGCGCTCGCGGACGCGGTGCGCCGCTTCGAGGACTGGGAGCCGGGCTTCCAGCCCTCGGACGCTCGCTCGCAGGCCGAGCGCTTCAGCCGGGCCGCCTTCCAGCGCGCGGTGATGGCCGAGGTGGACGCGCTCCTCTCGAAGGCATGA
- a CDS encoding UvrB/UvrC motif-containing protein has protein sequence MSASRVEQLRAEVRARAENRPGVYRMRGPSGEVLYVGKSVRVRTRLLSYFRAQRGEKAAEIIGYAHGVEWEYTPSEFAALLQEFRHIKRWRPPYNVEHKRDNSLCFIKLTREPVPRLLVASHVIHDGAEYFGPIRGRHRASEAVRAVSDLLELRDCASDTPMRLADQFELFRVQEDPRCMRGQTGRCIAPCAGGSTRAEYQTRVSLARDFLNGLTDQPLVLLRERMALASRRLQFEYAAELRDRSESLEGVRDELLRVGQFVERLSFVYTVPGEAGEDRVYVIRRGSVRAESAVPGSPEARRVLEEQVREIFERPEPRMIGLRAHEAQEVLLVAKWFRLHPEELERTVPVMLDALVEASGEETGRAG, from the coding sequence ATGAGCGCATCACGCGTCGAACAACTGCGCGCGGAGGTTCGCGCGCGCGCGGAGAACCGCCCCGGGGTGTACCGCATGCGCGGGCCCTCGGGAGAGGTGCTCTACGTGGGCAAGTCCGTGCGCGTGCGCACCCGGCTGCTGTCCTACTTCCGCGCGCAGCGGGGCGAGAAGGCGGCGGAGATCATCGGGTACGCGCACGGCGTGGAGTGGGAGTACACGCCGAGCGAGTTCGCCGCCCTGTTGCAGGAGTTCCGCCACATCAAGCGCTGGCGGCCGCCGTACAACGTGGAGCACAAGCGCGACAACTCGCTGTGCTTCATCAAGCTCACGCGCGAGCCGGTGCCCCGGCTGCTGGTGGCCAGCCACGTCATCCACGACGGGGCCGAGTACTTCGGTCCCATCCGCGGACGGCACCGCGCCAGCGAGGCGGTGCGCGCGGTGAGCGACCTGCTGGAGCTGCGCGACTGTGCGTCGGACACGCCCATGCGGCTGGCGGATCAATTCGAGCTGTTCCGCGTCCAGGAGGATCCGCGCTGCATGCGGGGCCAGACGGGCCGCTGCATCGCGCCGTGCGCGGGAGGCAGCACGCGCGCCGAGTACCAGACGCGCGTCTCTCTCGCGCGTGACTTCTTGAATGGGTTGACGGACCAGCCGCTCGTCCTGCTGCGCGAGCGCATGGCGCTGGCCTCCCGGCGCCTGCAATTCGAATACGCCGCCGAGCTGAGGGATCGCTCGGAGTCGCTGGAGGGCGTGCGGGACGAGCTGCTGCGGGTGGGCCAGTTCGTGGAGCGGCTGTCCTTCGTCTACACGGTGCCGGGAGAGGCGGGAGAGGACCGCGTCTACGTCATCCGCCGGGGCAGCGTGCGCGCGGAGTCCGCGGTGCCCGGCTCGCCCGAGGCGCGGCGCGTCCTGGAGGAGCAGGTGCGTGAGATTTTCGAGAGGCCGGAGCCCCGGATGATCGGCCTGCGCGCCCACGAGGCCCAGGAGGTGCTGCTCGTGGCGAAGTGGTTCCGCCTGCACCCCGAGGAGCTGGAGCGCACCGTGCCCGTCATGCTCGACGCGCTCGTGGAGGCCTCGGGAGAGGAGACGGGGAGGGCGGGTTAG
- a CDS encoding LptF/LptG family permease: MSATLFRYVVRTYLGFAVGILCALVTVFLVVDFVDRSRMYTGEGWVWSVVVLYANKALLCVQQLGPAALLLAAGAAVSSLRKRGEVTAMRALSFGPKALYLPVGVCVALACVGLIAFDEWVVVQAGIRVDEITTQRFNRWGDWGMYHTPKQWFRRGDHIFYLRSGSAQEGFVDVAILTVTPDFRLARRVDARSMRPVEGTRWKLEGVVERTFTRDGQSSVRELDEVEYDLGASARTFRIRPGRPEQMRVPVLREQITARGEVGLATRQFSLVLHNRFAYPLAGLPAALLAVGLALRPGRKGNLTVALVEGLLISVIMWGLMVVARTLVLSERLSPVLAAWFPVALLVVAAALLWLRGEGRLGRGGG, from the coding sequence GTGAGCGCCACGCTCTTCCGCTACGTGGTCCGCACGTACCTGGGCTTCGCGGTGGGCATCCTCTGCGCCCTGGTCACGGTGTTCCTGGTGGTGGACTTCGTGGACCGCTCGCGCATGTACACCGGCGAGGGCTGGGTGTGGAGCGTCGTCGTGCTCTACGCGAACAAGGCGCTGCTGTGCGTGCAGCAGCTCGGGCCGGCGGCGCTGCTGCTCGCGGCCGGGGCGGCGGTGTCCTCGCTGCGCAAGCGCGGCGAGGTGACGGCGATGCGCGCCTTGTCCTTCGGCCCCAAGGCGCTCTACCTGCCGGTGGGGGTGTGCGTGGCCCTGGCGTGCGTGGGGCTCATCGCCTTCGACGAGTGGGTGGTGGTACAGGCGGGCATCCGCGTGGATGAGATCACCACCCAGCGCTTCAACCGCTGGGGCGACTGGGGCATGTACCACACGCCCAAGCAGTGGTTCCGCCGGGGAGATCACATCTTCTACCTGCGCAGCGGCAGCGCGCAGGAGGGCTTCGTGGACGTGGCCATCCTCACCGTGACGCCGGATTTCCGGCTCGCGCGGCGCGTGGACGCCCGGAGCATGCGCCCCGTGGAGGGCACACGCTGGAAGCTGGAGGGCGTGGTGGAGCGCACCTTCACGCGCGATGGCCAGTCCTCGGTGCGCGAGCTGGACGAGGTGGAGTACGACCTGGGCGCCAGCGCGAGGACCTTCCGCATCCGTCCGGGCCGGCCCGAGCAGATGCGGGTGCCGGTGCTGCGCGAGCAGATCACCGCGCGCGGAGAGGTGGGCCTGGCGACGCGGCAGTTCTCGCTCGTGCTCCACAACCGCTTCGCCTATCCGCTGGCGGGTCTGCCCGCGGCGCTGCTGGCGGTGGGCCTGGCGCTGCGGCCGGGACGCAAGGGCAACCTGACGGTGGCGCTCGTCGAGGGGCTGCTCATCTCGGTGATCATGTGGGGCCTGATGGTGGTGGCCCGGACGCTGGTGCTCTCCGAGCGGCTGTCGCCCGTGCTGGCGGCGTGGTTCCCCGTCGCCCTGCTCGTCGTGGCCGCGGCCCTGCTGTGGTTGCGCGGTGAGGGCCGCCTGGGCAGGGGTGGGGGATGA